In one Misgurnus anguillicaudatus chromosome 1, ASM2758022v2, whole genome shotgun sequence genomic region, the following are encoded:
- the bcap29 gene encoding B-cell receptor-associated protein 29: MTLQWTAVASFLYVEIAVLLIFCLPFISPRRWQRIFRWNIWNCLSQYSNKGFLAMMIILVVLFLVTSNCILDALREVRKYSSPDQTKDAKMHPNTFDHVHMKLFRSQRNLYISGFSLFLWLVLRRVTTLINQLASAEGTSTALQTQVENVNQAAKKYMEDNELLKQALKEAEGEAKGKTGDSEETKVLETELNNLTGQLQICTDALKKSESELDAMRKQTEGVTKEYDRLLLEHQKLQNQVDSGDKKDN, encoded by the exons ATGACATTGCAGTGGACTGCTGTCGCTTCTTTCCTCTATGTTGAGATCGCTGTTTTACTCATCTTCTGTTTGCCCTTCATCTCCCCTCGAAG ATGGCAGAGGATTTTCAGGTGGAACATCTGGAATTGTCTTTCCCAGTATTCAAATAAAGGATTTCTTGCCATGATGATAATCCTTGTTGTTCTTTTTCTCG TAACCTCGAACTGCATTCTCGATGCCCTTCGAGAGGTGAGAAAATATTCCAGTCCTGATCAGACCAAAGATGCCAAAATGCACCCAAACACCTTTGATCACGTGCACATGAAGCTCTTCCGATCCCAGAGGAATCTTTACATCTCGGGTTTCTCCCTTTTCCTGTGGCT TGTCTTGAGGCGTGTTACAACTCTTATCAACCAGTTGGCCTCGGCCGAAGGCACCAGCACCGCCCTTCAGACTCAGGTTGAAAATGTAAACCAGGCTGCCAAGAAATACATGGAGGATAATGAGCTGCTCAAACAG GCACTTAAAGAAGCAGAAGGTGAAGCAAAAGGAAAGACGGGAGACTCAGAAGAGACTAAAGTCCTGGAGACCGAGCTGAATAACCTGACAGGACAGCTGCAGATCTGCACAGATG CCCTGAAGAAATCAGAGTCAGAATTAGACGCCATGAGGAAACAAACTGAAGGAGTCACCAAAGAATACGACCGGCTGCTTCTGGAACATCAAAAACTTCAG AATCAGGTGGACAGTGGAGACAAAAAAGATAACTAG